The Lysinibacter cavernae genome has a window encoding:
- a CDS encoding sugar transferase produces the protein MASNRRTYDMIKRPADVLLGLLLLIVTLPIQAVVGVLVRRKLGSPVLFRQQRPGLGGKVFTLYKFRTMRDIDEAAGVVSDEDRLTPFGTALRSTSLDELPTLWNVVKGDMSMIGPRPLLVEYLKVYSPEQARRHEVRPGMTGLAQVSGRNAMSWEEKFRLDVEYVDKRSFWLDTKIFFATIRTVLVREGISAPGEATATKFTGSRDA, from the coding sequence ATGGCTTCGAATCGACGCACCTACGACATGATTAAGCGTCCAGCTGACGTTCTTCTCGGACTGCTTTTGCTGATTGTGACCCTACCTATCCAGGCTGTAGTGGGAGTTCTTGTGCGTCGAAAGCTTGGGTCTCCCGTTCTGTTTCGTCAGCAGCGCCCTGGCCTCGGCGGCAAGGTCTTTACCCTCTATAAGTTCAGAACCATGCGTGATATCGATGAGGCAGCAGGAGTGGTGAGTGACGAAGACCGTCTTACTCCTTTCGGGACGGCCCTCCGATCCACAAGCCTTGACGAGCTTCCGACGCTTTGGAACGTCGTGAAGGGTGACATGAGTATGATCGGCCCTCGTCCGCTTCTTGTTGAATACCTCAAGGTGTATTCCCCGGAGCAGGCCCGCCGCCACGAGGTTCGCCCTGGGATGACGGGCTTAGCTCAAGTCAGCGGACGCAACGCGATGAGCTGGGAAGAGAAGTTCCGGCTCGACGTAGAGTACGTCGACAAACGCAGCTTTTGGCTCGACACTAAGATCTTCTTTGCCACGATTCGGACGGTTCTTGTGCGTGAGGGTATCTCCGCGCCAGGCGAAGCTACCGCCACCAAATTCACCGGAAGCCGCGACGCCTAA
- a CDS encoding aminotransferase class I/II-fold pyridoxal phosphate-dependent enzyme translates to MTDRILLSSPDVGELEENYLINAFRSGWIAPVGPDLNAFESELAERVGVAHGVALSSGTAALHLALLGVGVQPGDIVITSTMTFAATANSITYTGAQPYFVDSDPLTGNIDPDLVEQALESLTREGKRVGALLPVDLLGKAVDYTRLSDIAAKYGVPLVADAAESLGASHGGRQAGSFGTASAVSFNGNKIITSSGGGMLLSNSQELADRARYLSTQARQPVAHYEHTDIGYNYRLSNLLAALGRAQLSRLDSMMAKRARWRSLYRDAFSSVPGVTIFGAAREGDDADDNYWLTSILVDEAEAGWAASELSAHLTLADIESRPLWKPMHLQPIFVGAPSLTNGVSERFFDTGLTLPSGSVLSEEQFGRVLTSIQQFLGERG, encoded by the coding sequence GTGACCGACCGAATTCTGCTGTCATCGCCTGACGTTGGCGAACTCGAAGAAAACTACCTGATCAACGCGTTTCGGTCGGGATGGATAGCGCCCGTCGGGCCGGACCTTAACGCTTTTGAATCGGAACTCGCGGAGCGTGTTGGCGTGGCACACGGAGTCGCCTTGAGCTCAGGAACAGCGGCGCTGCATCTCGCGCTTCTTGGGGTCGGCGTCCAGCCGGGCGACATCGTCATAACCTCAACGATGACCTTCGCAGCAACGGCGAATTCCATCACGTACACGGGTGCTCAACCATATTTTGTTGACTCCGACCCGCTGACTGGCAACATTGATCCCGACCTTGTCGAACAGGCGCTTGAATCGCTCACCCGTGAAGGTAAGCGAGTGGGGGCGTTGCTCCCTGTCGATCTTCTTGGCAAAGCCGTCGACTACACGCGACTCAGCGATATCGCGGCAAAGTACGGCGTTCCTCTTGTCGCGGATGCAGCAGAGTCGCTTGGTGCTTCGCACGGGGGGCGGCAGGCTGGTTCATTTGGCACCGCCTCCGCTGTCTCCTTCAACGGCAATAAAATCATCACCTCGTCAGGTGGAGGAATGTTGTTGTCAAACTCACAGGAGCTTGCTGACCGGGCACGCTACCTTTCGACGCAGGCACGCCAACCCGTTGCCCATTACGAACACACCGATATCGGTTACAACTACCGACTCTCTAACCTTCTTGCTGCCCTTGGTCGGGCTCAACTGAGTCGACTTGATTCAATGATGGCCAAACGTGCCCGCTGGCGGTCGCTGTACCGTGATGCTTTTTCTTCGGTTCCTGGGGTGACCATTTTTGGGGCTGCCCGCGAAGGCGATGATGCTGACGACAACTACTGGTTGACGAGCATCCTTGTTGATGAGGCCGAGGCCGGATGGGCTGCGTCCGAACTCTCTGCGCATCTGACCCTGGCCGATATAGAGAGCAGACCGCTCTGGAAACCGATGCATCTGCAACCCATTTTTGTGGGGGCCCCCTCCCTCACCAATGGAGTTTCGGAGCGATTCTTCGACACCGGTTTGACCCTACCGAGTGGCTCTGTGCTTTCGGAAGAACAATTTGGTCGTGTCTTGACCAGCATCCAGCAGTTCCTTGGCGAGCGCGGGTAA
- a CDS encoding polysaccharide biosynthesis protein produces MSQTTRTSPIPSVGPSLSRLAVQYPVDVVAWGIALSLASILRYDNDFGRIHWWSVLGFWVFVSVVQLGAGWSTHIYRKRYSTGSLDEVKSVAISTVSTAVIAWLPLLITGTTLLVVPRSIVPIAAPVAFLLMCLARYAQRLMHERTGAKKQERERTLILGAGFLANHLLPRMKHDPDSRYIAVGMIDDDPSKRNVRLHGVQVLGNREELARIVAETRSTTLIVAVARADARLIRDVSDAADALDLRVMVLPTFETIVGGASGLSDLRDVSIEDLIGRHPVDTQIDSIAGYLVGKRVLVTGAGGSIGSELCRQISRFGPSELIMLDRDETGLQSAQISIQGHGLLDTRDVVLADIRDAETLNTIFESRKPEVVFHAAALKHLPMLEQYPDEAWKTNVLGTLNVLNAARAVGVNTFVNISTDKAANPTSVLGHSKRVAEKLTAWAAEDTGRTYLSVRFGNVIGSRGSMLPTFTSLIEAGGPLTVTHPDVTRFFMTIAEACQLVVQAGGIGRPAEVLILDMGEPVRILDIAERMIARSGKDVGIVFTGLRPGEKLHEELIGEGEQDARPFHPKISHASVDTLAPKGLDHDRWLERCGFTPEDIAHFTGGAH; encoded by the coding sequence ATGTCACAGACCACACGCACCAGTCCGATCCCAAGCGTTGGGCCTTCTCTCTCTCGTTTGGCCGTTCAGTACCCCGTTGATGTTGTCGCTTGGGGAATTGCCCTATCGCTTGCCTCAATTCTGCGCTACGACAATGACTTTGGGCGTATTCACTGGTGGAGCGTACTTGGGTTCTGGGTTTTCGTCTCAGTCGTGCAGCTGGGAGCCGGCTGGTCTACTCACATCTATCGCAAGCGATATTCAACGGGAAGCCTTGACGAAGTCAAGTCTGTTGCCATTTCGACAGTTTCTACGGCCGTTATCGCGTGGCTACCTCTGCTCATTACCGGCACGACCCTGCTTGTTGTGCCACGGAGTATCGTGCCGATTGCAGCGCCAGTCGCGTTCTTGCTGATGTGCCTTGCGCGATATGCTCAGCGGCTCATGCACGAACGTACGGGGGCGAAAAAGCAGGAACGGGAGCGCACCCTTATTCTTGGGGCTGGCTTCCTTGCGAACCATTTGCTGCCTCGTATGAAACACGATCCTGACTCTCGTTACATAGCCGTCGGCATGATTGACGATGACCCGAGCAAGCGTAACGTCCGCTTGCACGGGGTGCAGGTGCTTGGCAACCGAGAAGAGCTCGCTCGAATCGTGGCAGAGACGCGTTCAACCACGCTTATTGTTGCGGTTGCACGTGCCGACGCGCGACTCATCCGCGACGTATCTGATGCCGCAGACGCGCTTGACTTGCGCGTCATGGTCCTTCCCACGTTTGAAACTATTGTTGGTGGTGCATCCGGCCTCTCTGATCTCCGCGACGTATCGATTGAAGACCTCATCGGGCGTCATCCCGTTGATACTCAGATTGACTCGATCGCCGGCTATCTTGTGGGTAAGCGCGTGCTAGTAACGGGAGCAGGCGGGTCGATTGGTTCAGAACTCTGTCGGCAGATTTCGCGGTTCGGGCCGTCTGAACTAATCATGCTCGATCGGGACGAGACCGGTCTGCAATCTGCGCAGATTTCAATCCAAGGCCATGGACTGCTCGATACCCGCGATGTTGTTCTCGCGGATATCCGTGACGCTGAAACGTTGAACACCATCTTTGAAAGCCGTAAACCCGAGGTCGTATTTCACGCTGCCGCACTGAAACACCTACCGATGCTCGAGCAGTATCCCGACGAAGCATGGAAAACCAATGTGTTGGGTACGCTGAACGTGCTCAACGCGGCACGCGCCGTTGGAGTGAACACGTTTGTGAATATTTCAACCGACAAGGCTGCAAACCCGACGAGCGTTCTTGGGCACTCGAAGCGGGTTGCTGAGAAACTCACCGCTTGGGCCGCGGAAGACACCGGCAGAACATATCTTTCAGTTCGCTTCGGAAATGTTATTGGTAGCCGTGGGTCTATGCTCCCGACGTTTACTTCGCTCATTGAAGCTGGCGGGCCGCTCACCGTGACTCACCCCGACGTCACTCGTTTCTTTATGACCATTGCAGAAGCCTGCCAACTCGTTGTTCAGGCAGGTGGAATCGGTCGTCCGGCTGAGGTGCTAATCCTAGATATGGGTGAGCCGGTGCGGATCCTCGATATTGCCGAGCGTATGATTGCCCGCTCAGGCAAAGACGTCGGAATCGTCTTCACCGGCCTTCGCCCTGGCGAAAAGCTCCACGAGGAACTTATCGGAGAGGGCGAACAAGATGCCCGACCGTTTCACCCGAAGATCTCCCATGCTTCTGTTGACACTCTCGCGCCGAAAGGTCTTGACCACGACCGTTGGCTTGAACGCTGCGGATTTACTCCAGAAGATATCGCCCACTTCACAGGAGGCGCACACTAG
- a CDS encoding ABC transporter permease — MYFRYLRRELAGRRKQSFIVAAGMALAVALVIIVNSVSSGMSNAQASVLQGIYGVGTDITVSQTPTAPGEGEDGERGGGPQMFNFGAEDGATTDGTTTVNQSRLEAERGTSTMDAAALASIAEVENVSAATGTLSLTNTTFDGELPDMSQMQQNSEDNTGGDMQGTRPQGGPDGSGGSAFSVDAFTVLGLDPSSTDIGPATALEVTDGRMLSADDNGKDVVVLDSGYATTEELSVGDTNDIAGTSFEIVGVVTSTTGSDSASNTYIPLDTAQTLSGLDDQISSVSVQASSSTAISQVKADIEAALPETTVNTQADLASTVSGSLASASSMLSTLGFWLAVLVLGAAFLISALFTISNVTRRTREFGTLKAIGWSNGRIVKQVAGESTVQAGIGAIAGVVVAVLGVVIINLIGPTLSATTASTTGPEGMSGGPGGGMGGVMDAASSAIDLTLQAPLSVTIIVVAIALALLGGVISGAAGGWRAAKLRPAEALRSMA, encoded by the coding sequence ATGTATTTCAGGTATCTTCGCCGGGAACTCGCTGGCCGCCGCAAGCAGTCCTTCATCGTGGCCGCAGGGATGGCCCTCGCTGTTGCCCTCGTCATCATCGTTAACTCGGTATCCAGCGGCATGAGCAACGCGCAGGCATCCGTACTCCAGGGAATCTACGGGGTCGGAACCGACATCACCGTGAGCCAGACCCCAACCGCGCCGGGGGAAGGCGAAGACGGTGAGCGAGGTGGCGGGCCACAGATGTTCAACTTTGGGGCGGAGGATGGCGCAACAACCGACGGCACCACAACGGTCAACCAGTCGCGGCTTGAGGCAGAACGAGGCACAAGCACCATGGATGCTGCAGCGCTGGCATCCATCGCCGAGGTAGAGAATGTGAGCGCAGCAACCGGCACCCTCTCGCTCACCAACACCACGTTTGACGGCGAGCTGCCCGATATGAGTCAGATGCAACAAAACTCGGAAGACAATACGGGTGGCGACATGCAGGGAACCCGGCCACAGGGTGGCCCTGACGGAAGCGGCGGCAGCGCGTTCAGCGTTGACGCGTTCACCGTACTTGGCCTCGACCCAAGCAGCACAGACATAGGCCCCGCCACTGCCCTCGAGGTCACCGACGGCCGCATGCTGAGCGCTGACGACAACGGCAAGGATGTTGTCGTCCTCGACTCCGGCTACGCCACGACCGAAGAGCTATCGGTTGGCGACACGAATGACATCGCTGGCACCTCCTTCGAGATCGTTGGCGTAGTGACCTCTACGACCGGAAGCGATTCCGCCTCAAACACATACATTCCCCTCGACACCGCACAAACGCTTTCCGGCCTCGACGACCAGATCAGCAGCGTCTCCGTTCAGGCGAGTTCGTCCACCGCGATCAGCCAGGTCAAAGCAGACATCGAAGCGGCCCTCCCAGAAACAACCGTCAACACCCAGGCGGATCTTGCCTCGACCGTGAGCGGATCGCTCGCATCCGCCTCATCGATGCTGAGTACGCTCGGTTTCTGGCTTGCTGTGCTCGTGCTCGGTGCTGCGTTTCTCATCAGCGCGCTCTTCACCATTTCCAATGTGACCCGTCGCACCCGCGAGTTTGGAACGCTCAAAGCCATCGGCTGGTCAAACGGTCGCATCGTCAAACAGGTTGCGGGCGAATCCACCGTGCAAGCCGGAATCGGCGCAATCGCCGGCGTCGTCGTTGCCGTGCTTGGCGTGGTAATCATCAACCTCATCGGGCCAACCCTCTCGGCGACAACCGCGTCGACGACTGGTCCAGAAGGAATGAGCGGCGGTCCAGGTGGTGGCATGGGTGGCGTGATGGATGCCGCCTCCAGCGCAATCGACCTGACCCTTCAGGCACCGCTCTCCGTCACAATCATCGTTGTTGCCATCGCCCTCGCCCTCCTCGGCGGCGTGATCTCCGGCGCTGCGGGAGGCTGGCGTGCCGCAAAGCTTCGCCCAGCTGAGGCGCTTCGCTCCATGGCGTAG
- a CDS encoding ABC transporter ATP-binding protein gives MYTLSNVSKSYTQKGRNIQALDGVTIEIPSGQLVAIQGPTGGGKSTFLQMLGALDRPTSGTVTLDEWELSNLSDAKLTEIRAQKIGFIFQGFNLIPTLTALENVETALEPLQVSAEERRQRSADALASVGLGERMQHLPAELSGGQQQRVAIARALVKNPSVLLADEPTGNLDEDTRDDIMALIEGLWKEHNLTVILVTHDTWVAQRAQRRLHLKNGKVKELSAAAV, from the coding sequence ATGTACACGCTCAGCAATGTCAGCAAGTCATACACCCAGAAAGGCCGAAACATCCAGGCCCTCGACGGGGTCACCATCGAAATTCCCTCGGGTCAACTCGTCGCAATTCAGGGCCCAACGGGAGGCGGAAAGTCGACGTTCTTGCAGATGCTTGGTGCCCTCGACCGCCCAACAAGTGGAACCGTCACCCTCGATGAGTGGGAGCTGTCGAATCTCTCTGATGCCAAACTCACCGAAATCCGCGCGCAGAAGATCGGCTTCATTTTCCAGGGATTCAACCTCATCCCGACGCTCACCGCACTTGAAAATGTAGAGACGGCTCTCGAACCGCTGCAGGTCTCTGCAGAGGAACGACGACAGCGCTCCGCTGATGCTTTGGCAAGCGTTGGGCTTGGCGAGCGGATGCAGCACCTGCCGGCCGAGCTCTCCGGCGGTCAACAACAGCGAGTTGCGATCGCTCGTGCCCTCGTGAAGAACCCGTCGGTGCTGCTTGCCGACGAGCCAACCGGCAACCTCGATGAGGACACCCGCGACGACATCATGGCGCTTATCGAGGGTCTGTGGAAGGAACACAACCTCACGGTTATCCTCGTCACGCACGACACGTGGGTTGCCCAACGCGCCCAGCGCAGGTTGCACCTGAAAAACGGCAAGGTTAAGGAGCTTTCAGCGGCCGCGGTCTAG
- a CDS encoding MFS transporter: MSSLSTPATSASQHSGPARKLALYTLFLASFMELLDATIVNVALPEIELSLDAQGAELQWMVASYTLAFAIALITGARMGDLYGRKKLFIGGLIGFTVFSALCGLAVNPEMLIVSRGLQGFAAAAMIPQVLASIQVMYKPSERAGAVAGFSALAGIAAVSGPIVGALLTEADLFGWGWRSIFFVNIPVGLIAIVAAFKLIPESRAPERHRLDVIGVIMLGVALIAVLYPLTMGREEDWPTWTFVSIALGLALFVAFLIIQSRKERRGGSPLINLSLFRTRSFAMGLAMLALFFIPMSGFFLIQTLYLQLGLGFTILDAGLAMIPFSLTVPIFAALSATVFVKLIGRAVLQIAPVILSAGFLLLVWAGNTHGTATTWLELLPGLVVAGAGFGMVVSAIGLFVLSEVPLRFAGNASGLFNTVNQLAAAIGVAVIGTIFFGYFDSSMAESAASIRSQADAVEASSAAFRDAFEPTMIIMAITMLGASVAATFLPRRPSVADLDESLPVDELAPTDA, translated from the coding sequence ATGTCATCACTCTCAACTCCTGCAACATCGGCCTCCCAACACAGTGGGCCAGCACGAAAGCTCGCCCTCTACACGCTGTTCCTTGCATCGTTCATGGAACTGCTCGACGCCACAATCGTGAACGTTGCGCTTCCAGAGATCGAGCTTTCGCTCGACGCTCAGGGCGCAGAACTGCAGTGGATGGTTGCCTCCTACACGCTCGCCTTTGCTATCGCGCTCATTACCGGCGCCCGCATGGGCGACCTGTACGGGCGCAAGAAGCTCTTCATCGGGGGCCTGATCGGGTTTACGGTCTTCTCGGCGCTCTGTGGTCTTGCGGTCAACCCCGAAATGCTGATCGTTTCTCGTGGCCTGCAGGGCTTTGCAGCGGCAGCCATGATTCCCCAGGTGCTCGCGAGCATCCAGGTTATGTACAAGCCATCCGAACGCGCTGGTGCCGTTGCCGGATTCTCCGCGCTGGCCGGCATCGCGGCGGTTTCCGGTCCCATCGTCGGGGCTCTGCTTACCGAGGCCGACCTCTTCGGCTGGGGCTGGCGCAGCATTTTCTTTGTGAACATCCCGGTCGGGCTCATCGCCATCGTCGCGGCCTTCAAACTCATCCCGGAGTCTCGCGCGCCTGAGCGCCACCGTCTCGACGTTATTGGCGTCATCATGCTCGGGGTTGCACTCATCGCGGTGCTCTACCCACTCACAATGGGCCGCGAAGAAGACTGGCCAACCTGGACCTTCGTCTCGATCGCCCTTGGGCTTGCGCTGTTTGTTGCGTTCCTCATCATCCAATCGCGCAAGGAACGCCGCGGTGGTTCACCGCTGATCAACCTGTCGCTCTTCCGCACTCGTTCGTTTGCGATGGGTCTCGCGATGCTTGCTCTCTTCTTCATCCCGATGAGCGGTTTCTTCCTGATCCAAACGCTGTACCTGCAGCTTGGGCTCGGGTTCACCATCCTCGATGCCGGGCTTGCCATGATCCCGTTCTCGCTCACGGTGCCGATCTTCGCGGCGCTGTCGGCGACGGTGTTCGTGAAGCTCATCGGCCGCGCGGTTCTGCAAATCGCACCGGTCATCCTTTCCGCAGGCTTCTTGCTGCTGGTCTGGGCAGGCAACACGCACGGCACCGCAACAACCTGGCTCGAACTGCTTCCCGGGCTTGTTGTTGCCGGAGCCGGATTCGGAATGGTCGTCTCGGCGATCGGCCTGTTTGTGCTCTCAGAGGTTCCGCTGCGTTTTGCGGGCAATGCTTCCGGGCTGTTCAACACGGTGAACCAACTCGCAGCCGCAATCGGTGTTGCCGTTATCGGCACGATCTTCTTCGGCTACTTCGATTCTTCGATGGCCGAGAGCGCCGCGTCCATCAGGTCGCAGGCGGATGCCGTCGAGGCGAGCTCTGCAGCGTTCCGCGATGCCTTCGAACCGACCATGATCATCATGGCTATCACGATGCTCGGCGCGAGCGTTGCGGCCACGTTCCTGCCCCGCCGTCCGTCGGTGGCCGACCTCGACGAGTCGCTGCCTGTCGACGAGCTAGCGCCAACCGACGCGTGA
- a CDS encoding sugar phosphate isomerase/epimerase family protein, with the protein MTTTQPVTLFTGQWADLPLEEVAKLASSWGYDGLEIACSGEHLNVWRAIDEPDYLRGRLDILDCYGLNVWAISNHLTGQAVCDDPIDFRHQAIVGSKVWGDGEAEGVRQRAAEEMKLTARVARMLDVDTVVGFTGSKIWQYVAMFPPVGADVIEAGFEDFATRWNPILDAFDAEGVRFAHEVHPSEIAYDYWSSQRALDAVGHRPAFGFNWDPSHMMWQNIDPVGFIWDFQDRIYHVDCKDTRLRPQNGRAGVLGSHLPWGDPRRGWDFVSTGHGDVPWEDSFRALRAIGYEGPISVEWEDAGMDRLHGASQAVEYVRSLLWKLPEGSFDAAFSHQD; encoded by the coding sequence ATGACCACCACCCAACCCGTCACACTGTTTACCGGGCAGTGGGCAGACCTCCCGCTTGAAGAGGTCGCAAAGCTCGCAAGCTCGTGGGGCTACGACGGCCTCGAAATTGCCTGTTCGGGCGAGCACCTGAACGTCTGGCGCGCGATTGACGAGCCAGATTACCTGCGGGGGAGACTCGACATCCTCGACTGCTACGGCCTGAACGTGTGGGCAATTTCCAACCACCTCACCGGGCAGGCGGTCTGCGACGACCCGATCGACTTTCGCCACCAGGCGATCGTTGGCAGCAAGGTGTGGGGCGACGGCGAGGCCGAGGGGGTACGGCAGCGCGCCGCGGAAGAGATGAAGCTCACCGCACGGGTCGCGCGCATGCTCGACGTTGACACGGTTGTTGGCTTCACCGGCTCAAAGATTTGGCAGTATGTTGCGATGTTCCCGCCGGTCGGCGCAGACGTGATTGAGGCGGGCTTTGAAGATTTTGCGACGAGGTGGAACCCCATCCTTGACGCGTTCGACGCCGAGGGCGTGCGCTTTGCCCACGAAGTCCACCCGAGCGAAATTGCCTACGACTACTGGTCGTCGCAACGCGCCCTCGACGCGGTTGGGCACCGTCCCGCCTTTGGCTTTAACTGGGACCCAAGCCACATGATGTGGCAAAACATCGACCCGGTTGGCTTTATTTGGGACTTTCAAGACCGCATCTACCACGTTGATTGCAAAGACACCCGGCTTCGCCCGCAGAACGGGCGCGCTGGCGTGCTCGGCTCGCACCTCCCATGGGGAGACCCGCGGCGCGGCTGGGACTTCGTCTCAACCGGTCACGGGGACGTGCCGTGGGAAGATTCCTTCCGTGCGCTCAGAGCAATCGGGTACGAGGGGCCCATCTCTGTTGAGTGGGAGGATGCGGGTATGGACCGCCTTCACGGAGCCAGCCAAGCGGTTGAATACGTGCGCTCGCTCCTGTGGAAGCTGCCAGAGGGGTCCTTCGACGCGGCGTTTAGTCACCAGGACTAG
- a CDS encoding Gfo/Idh/MocA family protein, whose amino-acid sequence MTGAVEGAGYGVAMVGHSFMGRAHSHAWGAVSGFADVAPVRKQVLVGRDLGRASAAREKLGWAEVSTDFEAVLRRDDIQIVDICAPGHLHADYAIRALDAGKHVLVEKPLANTLAEAELMAAAARSAASRGVRSMVGFNYRSIPALAEARSLIEGGRLGEIRQIRVSYLQDWLVREDAPMTWRLRKETAGSGVLGDLASHAIDQIRFLTGDRVSSVSGTLKTFVTERPGPNGREQVTVDDAAWGVCTLVSGAIASVEVSRCATGAKNSLSIEVFGSRGALRFDLESLNELWFYDADLPEREQGFRRILVTEPEHPFLSNWWPTGHILGWESSFINQMGQFLQCVEGDRNPSPSFDDGLATQRVLDAIALSAQDHSRTVALTDPAAEHTIGTL is encoded by the coding sequence ATGACCGGGGCGGTTGAGGGCGCAGGCTATGGCGTTGCCATGGTTGGCCACTCGTTCATGGGTCGAGCCCACTCGCACGCGTGGGGAGCGGTCAGCGGATTTGCTGATGTTGCCCCCGTCCGCAAACAGGTGCTGGTCGGTCGGGATCTTGGCCGCGCATCCGCAGCCAGAGAGAAACTCGGCTGGGCAGAAGTCTCGACGGATTTTGAGGCGGTGCTGCGGAGGGACGACATCCAGATCGTTGATATTTGTGCGCCGGGCCACCTCCACGCCGACTACGCCATCAGGGCCCTCGACGCAGGCAAACACGTGCTCGTGGAAAAACCCCTGGCAAATACGCTCGCCGAGGCAGAACTCATGGCGGCCGCTGCTCGATCAGCGGCCTCGCGAGGCGTCAGGTCGATGGTCGGATTCAACTACCGCAGTATCCCGGCGCTCGCGGAAGCCCGTTCGCTGATCGAAGGCGGGAGACTCGGCGAGATTCGTCAGATTCGGGTGAGTTATCTCCAAGATTGGCTGGTGCGCGAAGACGCACCAATGACCTGGCGTCTGCGAAAGGAGACGGCGGGATCAGGCGTGCTTGGCGACCTCGCCTCGCACGCCATTGATCAGATCCGTTTTCTCACGGGAGATCGAGTGAGTAGCGTTTCTGGCACGCTGAAAACGTTTGTGACCGAGCGGCCAGGCCCAAACGGTCGAGAGCAGGTGACCGTGGATGATGCTGCCTGGGGAGTCTGCACGCTCGTTTCCGGCGCAATTGCCTCCGTCGAGGTTTCGCGCTGCGCGACAGGAGCAAAAAACAGTCTCAGCATCGAGGTCTTCGGCTCACGAGGCGCGCTTCGGTTTGATCTTGAGTCGCTCAACGAGCTGTGGTTTTACGATGCCGACCTGCCAGAGCGGGAACAAGGATTTCGACGCATCCTTGTGACCGAACCTGAGCACCCCTTCCTCAGCAACTGGTGGCCAACGGGCCACATTCTCGGGTGGGAGAGCTCCTTCATTAATCAGATGGGGCAATTTCTGCAGTGTGTTGAGGGAGACAGGAACCCGTCGCCGAGCTTTGACGACGGCCTCGCGACGCAGCGAGTACTTGACGCGATTGCGTTGAGCGCGCAAGATCACAGCAGAACGGTTGCCCTGACCGACCCCGCCGCGGAGCACACGATTGGAACGCTATGA
- a CDS encoding carbohydrate ABC transporter permease, translating into MIETRNFRIARAIVLTALSIFIAVPLYVILSTSFKPLKDVSGVFRWIPETLTIQPYIDMWTTVPLARYFSNSIIVTVTATVLSVIIAVLAAYAVARLSFRGKKPFTLIVLSTQMFPGILFLLPLFLMFTQIRTSTGLQLQGTLGGLIVTYLTFTLPFAIWMLSGYFAAIPAALEEAAMIDGTSRLGALWHVVLPVAKPGIIAVAVYSFITAWSEVLFASVLTNESTKTLAVGLRAYASQSDVLWNQLMAASVTLSLPVLIAFILVQKHLVAGLASGAVK; encoded by the coding sequence ATGATTGAGACGCGTAACTTCCGAATCGCGAGGGCAATAGTCCTCACCGCCCTCAGCATCTTTATCGCGGTGCCGCTCTACGTCATCCTGAGCACGTCGTTTAAGCCACTCAAGGATGTGTCAGGCGTGTTCAGGTGGATCCCTGAGACGCTCACCATCCAGCCATATATCGATATGTGGACAACGGTGCCGCTCGCGCGGTACTTCTCCAACAGCATCATCGTGACGGTGACGGCGACCGTGCTCTCGGTCATCATCGCGGTGCTTGCGGCGTACGCGGTTGCCAGGCTGAGCTTTCGTGGTAAAAAACCGTTTACCCTGATCGTGCTCTCGACGCAGATGTTCCCTGGAATACTGTTCCTCCTCCCGCTGTTCCTCATGTTTACGCAGATCCGCACCTCAACAGGGCTGCAGCTTCAAGGCACCCTCGGCGGACTCATCGTGACCTACCTCACCTTCACGCTTCCCTTCGCGATCTGGATGCTCTCTGGTTATTTTGCTGCCATACCGGCGGCCCTCGAAGAGGCGGCCATGATCGACGGAACCTCCCGGCTTGGCGCGCTCTGGCACGTGGTGCTTCCCGTTGCAAAGCCGGGCATAATTGCGGTGGCCGTGTACTCGTTTATTACGGCCTGGAGCGAGGTGCTGTTTGCCTCGGTGCTGACTAACGAGTCAACCAAAACGCTCGCGGTTGGGCTTCGTGCGTATGCCAGCCAGAGTGACGTGCTGTGGAATCAGCTCATGGCGGCATCCGTCACCCTGTCGTTGCCCGTACTTATCGCCTTCATTCTCGTGCAGAAGCACCTGGTCGCTGGTCTCGCGTCTGGGGCCGTCAAATGA